The DNA window ATTCATTGAACTTATTCATACAATCTTGATAGATTGTCATTTTATCAGGCAAGTCAGTAGAGCctgcattttcaaatttcttgtaAGTCTGTGCAGACATCGTTAAAACGCCTCAATTAATGATTCTTCGTTGAATAAGACGAATTCTCCTTTATAAAACCTTTCTTTATCGAGATCTTTAAATTGTActttgatcttttttttgtttggAAAGAATACGTGGTGAAAAAAAGacgaaaaatttcaacacTGCAAGGTTACGGGTAACGAGCTAAGCTAACTAACCAAAGAGTAGAAGATGGTAGAGACCGTTTTAGGCTGGTGAGTCTGATTAATCTGAAGATTATAGTACATACAGTGTGGCTGTTTCTTTTCTGGAGTTGAGTATATAAATAtctatattattataatgGGGGGAAAGCGGTTGGGTTAGTTCATTGAGTATCTTCATTCAAGGTTAGCAACAATTGAGCCAAACATCTCTTGGATCCGACGTCGTCTTTCAATATCTCAGTGAAGGTGTTGTCCCTTAAATTTTGAGGTAGAACGACCTTTAACAATCTACGGGCTTCCAAATCGTCGCTTAATCTTAGGTAACATCTGATTATATGTTTCAATAGCCTTCCTGGTGGGGTGTGCGCGGTAAGATGTTCCACCATACCTTTTAGAACGTTCGTTACTGCGTAGAACCTTTCTAAAGTAGCACAAATGTATTGAAGACCTATGTCAtccaataaaattttttgtaggATGAAGATTGCAACAGTTTTGGATAATTCTGAGGAAGATTCCATTATCCTTAGACAAAGTGGGACGATATCAGTTCTTAATAAAAAGCTTATAACGTCGTGAGAATCATTTTTCACAAGGGCACCAATGACACCCAATGACGTGAGTcttaaatattcaaaagttcTTTGTCTTGACGTAGTATTCAAGAATGGGAACAGAAACAGTGGGATATGAGCTTGTAAGAACAGATGTTTCGTTTCCGGGTGTGAAGCAACACATTGCAAAAGAACCAAAGCGTTACAGACTCTATTAGAcaattgatttgataataaagttGGTTGTAACATTGGATAGACTGagataatttcattaagaAGTGAGGTCATGACACCGAAGGACGACCATAGTACGACAGCTAAATCGTCAAATTGTTCACGTTTACGACCTAATTCCAATAGAGCTTGTTCCTTTTGAGGACCGTATGTCAATTGACAAATCCAATGATAAACGTTTGGATCGTCCAATGCATGTGTTGTGGAGGCAGACTGTTGAGAATCCGCGGGAGCAGCAGGGTTTGGTGTTCTAACGGACATTGGTTGGTTTGCAGGTTGACCCATTGGTAACggaatattattttgattagAAGATGGATCGTAAGCTGTagaaaacatttttttattagttTGTTTGTGAATTGAAGGatatgaatatttaaatgCCTATGGATATATTTAGTTACTTtcgtttcttttcaaaattattcagTGTCTGTAATTAAATTGATGCTATGGGAGACTTTTTGAATAGTGTAAATAACAAAGTGTGGTGCGgttaaataaaaaaaaggagGGAGAATGCAGGGAAAGGGAGAGACCTATAGTAAGGATGTATATAATTCTTCTCTCTTGAGACACCACAATTCTAACTCGTTACAATGCTGAATGTATTGGATAAactctttcaataactATCCTCTACCAAACAAAACTCTCTTTCCAAATGATGAAAGcgctttttttttttcgttcTGTTCTCGACGTTTCAAGTGATTATATATTACCCGGCTCTTAAAAcgaataaagaaaaaaatcagaaaTCGCCAGATACTAACagtaataatgataatactAACAGTATGTATGATGAGTTGACTAGCAATATGACAATACAGAAGtacaagaagaaagttttaATACAATGTGAGGATCAGAAATTTGGGTATACTTAATGCTTCACTGGTAACCTGAGTACTTGTAGGTACCTTTCAGACTGGTGCACAGCGTTTGTCTCGTCATATTCACTCACATTGTAGTTACAATATTGTCTATCCTATAGACTTATCAGGATAAGCAATAGTTGTTGTTGTTCTATGGGAGAAAAGATGAACAAAGAAAgtaaaatttgtttttatGATCAATTTACTCTCGCcttttatactttttcaattgaaaatttcacaCTTGTTACCCGGTTGATCGCGGAAGAGTAAATTCATGTAGGGCTAAAGGAAAATGTCACAAATTTAGTAAGCAAGCGTCTTTGATaatcattaatttattagttcattattatattattaacGTAGTCACGTTTTAATGGCCACGTGCTATATAAAGTTATGCTCACGCATTATTTCTTCTAGATTCCAACTCATTCTCTTGTCCGTCGCCTTGCTTGCTGATTTGTTCTCTTCTGTTCTGTACTCGAGCTTCAAATCAATGGCACTGTTGTTCCTGCTATCTACAAGCGTACTACTAGAACTTATATTGGATCCCACCGAGATATTTCTCTTGAAATCGTATACACTCTTCTTTACATGAACCATTGGTTTCAACAATGGTTTCAAATCATGAATCAATTCCTTTTCATCCACGTGCAAATTCCAGTTTAATAGATCCAATAAATGTCTCTCCATTAGATTAACATCTTCCAATGTAAATAATCCATCTGTATATTTCGTCCAATGCCTATTCAAAGGTGAGGAGTCATTGTGATTCTTGGCACTTATTATTAAACATGCTAAAAATATACGATGCAGCGTAGATGGGATCCCAGCAGCACCCTTAGGCAAAATTCTTCTCAATCTGTTCAAATAACTTATCGTCATGAGTAACGTTGGTGTGTAAACATGTGTATATTCCACCAATTTACAGATGAATTCTCTTAAAGTAGGCAATTCATCCTCTTCGTCGTATAGCGGAGAACTGGGTGGTGTAGGGTACGTCCTTTTCAAATCCATCACATTTTCTGTAGTCGTCACTAAGAGCGTAATCATCTCTTGTGTCACTGGCGATTTCATTAACACTCTTAACGCTTTGGAATAGTCTGACATTGTTTCTCTTCGTTGACTTCTCTACACCGAATTCCAACCACCAAGACAAGCAACTCATCCTTATACACTCTTATATATACCTCTATATCACATCGAATGTTCAGTTAGTGATGCTTTCCCTCCTTGTACTAACTAAACTTTTCGTggtgtttttttttcatttcttataTCGcgaaaaaaatttaataagACGCGTCCGTTAATATATACGTACGATTTCCTTATATTTAGAATTGGCAATTACTCGTTTTGGTAGCACTCCTGATCCTTCTCTATATACTAGTAGGCTATACTTCCAGCTCGAAACTGGTCTTGATCGCACCTATCACCGCACTGCTTTGAATCTTGTCGTTACCACCTTTAGAAATCGCATACTCAATATCACCCAATCTAGTCAGTAACTCAATTCTAGTCACCTCATTCTTCAATTCGTACTCCTCCAGTATCTTCACTATACCTTCGATCAGATCAATCAAAGCCAATCCCTTCATCGTACGCACTTTCGTAAGCGTATAGTATGCTGTACTCCAATCATCTTCCAATATAGACTTCAACACAGTCTCTAAATCCTCTGGTCTTGGTGCCCCCACACATTCGTATATAATATCATCTgtgatttcttcattggAAGGATCGTCTAACGTCGCTCTACTTGCTTGCAAAACATTTAATACACGTCTCATATCACCTTTCGATAAGTCTAATAACGCTCTCTTGGCTgtatcattcaatttcaagttCTCATGTACAAGAACGTTAGCAATTCTTGTCTCTATCGCATCAGATGGTAACGGTTGGAATCTGAACCTCGTACATCTACTCAATAACGCCGGAGTTAATTTATGAGCATAGTTCGCCAAAATACAGAACCTAGTATTCTTTGTATATTTCTCAATGATACGTCTCAACGCATTCTGTGCGGCATTCGTCATCGCATCTGCTTCATCAAGAATAATCAACTTGAACCCCTTCGAGAAAATCTGTCTGGTGGATGcaaattctttgatttgattCCTCACAACATCAATACCTCTATCATCAGACGCGTTCAATTCTAATACCATATTCGAATAATTCTTACCGTATATCTCTCTAGCAAGCGCAATGATAGTAGATGTCTTACCAGTACCAGGAGGACCGTAGAATAACAAATGAGGTAACTTCCCTTCTTCAACAAACTTTCTTACCGTACCAACAATCTCTTTTTGACCATACACATCATCTAACGTAACAGGTCTATACTTTTCAACCCAGGGCAAGTTACTCCTATCCTTACTACCATTCATTATGCGAAATACTCACCAATCGACTCTTACAGTTTTAAACACTCTCAGAATCAATATTTCATTACTATTTATTggttttttttaattgGCTTTTTAATTTTTACCATGCTTAGacatgaaatttcaaaactaggtttaaaaaaaagatactACATGAAGAATCGATGAGATGATCTAAAACTTATGTATATGGAGGCATCATGCTACTAAAGCCTCTTGTTACAttgttattactatttgTGAACATTGTATACACCCTATCATGGAATTCTTTCGGAGATGTCAATGGTACTACTTTCTCTCCTGGGATCAAATTGGTTGATTACAAACGATCCTCGATACATGAAGATGATGCTCCTTCTAGATCGATTATAAACTCAGATACAATCACGGAATGGACACCTATCTCTTCTAACTTAACTGCTGGCAGTCAggattattttgttttctcTATAGATCTTTCACAAAGCAAAATCTCATCAActtatgaaattttgatctttttaaGTGGTAATATTTGCAGTAGACCAATGGGAAACGATGATATAGAAGTGAATGTCTCATACAGTTTTAACGATAGTATTGCTTCAGATCCTTCCACCGGCTCGAATAGTCAATTTGATAGAGGTTATTTGGCTGCCTTGGCAGTCAGTCCCATTCAAGGTACTACGTCGAACTCAACTTCAGAATACTCGTATCTCTA is part of the Kazachstania africana CBS 2517 chromosome 1, complete genome genome and encodes:
- the PCL1 gene encoding Pcl1p (similar to Saccharomyces cerevisiae PCL1 (YNL289W); ancestral locus Anc_3.70), translating into MSDYSKALRVLMKSPVTQEMITLLVTTTENVMDLKRTYPTPPSSPLYDEEDELPTLREFICKLVEYTHVYTPTLLMTISYLNRLRRILPKGAAGIPSTLHRIFLACLIISAKNHNDSSPLNRHWTKYTDGLFTLEDVNLMERHLLDLLNWNLHVDEKELIHDLKPLLKPMVHVKKSVYDFKRNISVGSNISSSSTLVDSRNNSAIDLKLEYRTEENKSASKATDKRMSWNLEEIMREHNFI
- the RFC3 gene encoding replication factor C subunit 3 (similar to Saccharomyces cerevisiae RFC3 (YNL290W); ancestral locus Anc_3.69); protein product: MNGSKDRSNLPWVEKYRPVTLDDVYGQKEIVGTVRKFVEEGKLPHLLFYGPPGTGKTSTIIALAREIYGKNYSNMVLELNASDDRGIDVVRNQIKEFASTRQIFSKGFKLIILDEADAMTNAAQNALRRIIEKYTKNTRFCILANYAHKLTPALLSRCTRFRFQPLPSDAIETRIANVLVHENLKLNDTAKRALLDLSKGDMRRVLNVLQASRATLDDPSNEEITDDIIYECVGAPRPEDLETVLKSILEDDWSTAYYTLTKVRTMKGLALIDLIEGIVKILEEYELKNEVTRIELLTRLGDIEYAISKGGNDKIQSSAVIGAIKTSFELEV
- the CAF40 gene encoding CCR4-NOT core subunit CAF40 (similar to Saccharomyces cerevisiae CAF40 (YNL288W); ancestral locus Anc_3.72) — protein: MFSTAYDPSSNQNNIPLPMGQPANQPMSVRTPNPAAPADSQQSASTTHALDDPNVYHWICQLTYGPQKEQALLELGRKREQFDDLAVVLWSSFGVMTSLLNEIISVYPMLQPTLLSNQLSNRVCNALVLLQCVASHPETKHLFLQAHIPLFLFPFLNTTSRQRTFEYLRLTSLGVIGALVKNDSHDVISFLLRTDIVPLCLRIMESSSELSKTVAIFILQKILLDDIGLQYICATLERFYAVTNVLKGMVEHLTAHTPPGRLLKHIIRCYLRLSDDLEARRLLKVVLPQNLRDNTFTEILKDDVGSKRCLAQLLLTLNEDTQ